From Solenopsis invicta isolate M01_SB unplaced genomic scaffold, UNIL_Sinv_3.0 scaffold_894, whole genome shotgun sequence, one genomic window encodes:
- the LOC120360045 gene encoding uncharacterized protein LOC120360045: MANQQASNNSAKRTGIPDISEMHNDERRSERFPMLLTTTYGLNNSHTKRILVGLQTTKKGIFEPVVKLSGSNADGVYFDAESWLQFQENMGVMSDYLNANNKFKPEPVVIKNISVIFTSSYGSKSLLLTYKEKEKSDSAENTNEEGEDSAPPMKKRKLYAVAIVMQKTTFLGLENVMKCVDAYLEHLKTLSNIVNECAHYLIKEIELKLPKSYVDRDIIN; encoded by the coding sequence atggcTAACCAGCAAGCTAGTAATAACTCTGCAAAGCGAACAGGGATTCCCGATATCAGCGAGATGCATAACGACGAGAGGAGAAGCGAACGCTTTCCCATGTTACTGACAACAACGTATGGACTCAACAATTCACATACGAAAAGGATACTCGTGGGACTGCAAACTACTAAAAAGGGAATCTTTGAGCCTGTAGTGAAATTAAGCGGGAGCAACGCTGACGGAGTATATTTTGATGCGGAATCGTGGCTGCAATTTCAAGAAAACATGGGAGTTATGAGCGACTACTTGAACGCGAATAACAAATTCAAACCGGAACctgtagtaataaaaaatatctcagtCATCTTTACCTCATCCTACGGGTCAAAGTCGCTATTGTTGACGTACAAGGAGAAAGAAAAGTCAGATTCTGCGGAAAATACCAACGAGGAGGGCGAAGATTCAGCACCACCGATGAAGAAACGGAAACTCTATGCCGTAGCAATCGTGATGCAGAAAACTACCTTCCTGGGCTTGGAGAACGTAATGAAGTGCGTGGAtgcttatttagaacatttaaaaactttaagcaATATCGTCAACGAGTGCGCTCactatttaatcaaagaaatagaattgaaaCTTCCGAAAAGTTACGTAGATCGCGATATCATAAACTAA